The Oscillospiraceae bacterium genome has a segment encoding these proteins:
- a CDS encoding PBSX family phage terminase large subunit translates to MGRISTFHFQPFSAKQLQVLTWWCKTSPVSDKNGIIADGAIRSGKTVSMALSYILWAMSTYSGMNFAMCGKTISSFRRNVLSFLPAMLQSRGYQVKYSRSDNVLVVTRGGTENAFYIFGGKDESSQDLIQGMTLAGVFFDEVALMPQSFVQQATARCSVSGAKFWFNCNPDNPHHWFYEEWILPEKRQEKRILYLHFTMDDNLSLTEEVKARYRTMYAGVFYARYILGEWKVAEGLIYDMFDERRHCIPLPPDNELQGSAYISVDYGTLNPTVFLMWRKYHGKWLCTKEYYYSGRENHKQRTDAEYADEMMAFIGDTPYTCVVVDPSAASFITELQRRGLKVLKADNAVLDGIRTVCTLLQRADLLFSKDCTRTIAEFYAYRWNDKAAEAGLDEPIKQDDHAMDAMRYFVSTALGRIVTRRT, encoded by the coding sequence ATGGGAAGAATAAGCACCTTTCATTTTCAGCCATTCTCCGCCAAGCAGCTCCAGGTGCTCACCTGGTGGTGCAAAACATCACCTGTGAGCGACAAAAACGGAATAATTGCAGACGGCGCTATACGATCCGGTAAGACGGTGAGTATGGCGCTTAGCTATATTCTGTGGGCTATGAGTACCTACAGCGGCATGAATTTTGCCATGTGCGGTAAGACGATCAGCTCCTTTCGCCGGAATGTGCTTTCTTTTCTGCCTGCAATGCTGCAAAGTCGCGGGTATCAGGTAAAATACAGCCGTAGCGACAATGTGCTTGTGGTGACGCGGGGTGGTACGGAAAACGCATTTTACATTTTCGGGGGCAAGGACGAAAGCAGCCAGGATCTGATCCAGGGTATGACTTTGGCAGGTGTGTTTTTCGATGAGGTGGCTTTAATGCCCCAGTCCTTTGTGCAGCAGGCCACCGCCCGGTGCTCTGTCAGTGGTGCAAAATTCTGGTTCAACTGTAACCCGGATAACCCACACCACTGGTTTTATGAAGAATGGATCCTGCCGGAGAAGCGGCAAGAAAAGCGAATACTCTACCTCCACTTTACGATGGACGACAATTTGTCCTTAACAGAGGAGGTCAAAGCCCGGTACAGAACGATGTATGCGGGCGTTTTTTATGCCCGGTACATTCTGGGCGAATGGAAAGTGGCAGAGGGCCTGATCTACGATATGTTTGACGAAAGGCGGCACTGTATTCCGCTGCCGCCGGATAACGAACTGCAAGGTTCTGCCTATATCAGTGTGGACTACGGTACGCTAAACCCTACGGTGTTCCTGATGTGGCGCAAATACCATGGCAAATGGCTATGCACCAAGGAATATTACTATTCCGGGCGAGAGAACCATAAACAAAGAACGGACGCAGAGTATGCGGACGAGATGATGGCCTTTATCGGCGATACGCCGTATACCTGCGTAGTGGTTGACCCTTCGGCGGCCTCTTTCATTACAGAACTGCAAAGGCGGGGGCTCAAGGTATTAAAGGCGGATAACGCGGTGCTGGATGGAATCCGTACCGTGTGCACATTGCTGCAGCGGGCGGATCTGCTGTTCAGCAAGGATTGCACCCGCACCATTGCAGAGTTTTACGCCTACCGCTGGAATGACAAGGCAGCAGAGGCGGGGCTGGATGAGCCGATCAAACAGGATGACCACGCCATGGACGCCATGCGCTATTTTGTAAGCACGGCGCTGGGGCGGATCGTAACAAGGAGGACTTGA
- a CDS encoding phage portal protein, producing the protein MILYMNRRDVPEAEQGVLSSAVIDYVVGRANEYARRCRALYGRYIGVPQIHRGEDENDVRAEANYAKYIVDIIRGYFLSEPVKYDCNDKDKKDSQAKLSLVSTVEAKLDRQSGNLIRHNAVDENKDGLCDLCGKEIDISAVMAAYHSQNIATVDQRIGKAIGIYGESCELLYASTEEQPRPRSAVYAPDQIVLVQDDTVEHKDLFALWFEQRERTDRSRYYAVTVYTTTQYQQYESTSLDKENYVYNPVGAPVPHFFDGVPVVCYENNEERQGDFEQVANLIDARNELLSDRLTDKRKFVNSILAAFGAVLPQDTMEAAKRDRLIDGIPQDARLEYIQKTFDENSMKVLDDTLVSDIHKMTLTPDMTDQAFAGNASGVALKLKLLALHLLVKSKMSAMEAGLKKRWTLYNNWLAHNGIDPVSVDDVDMVFTVALPIDEAQIVSMVCTLKNAGLVDDQTLLSLLWFVKDPAEAVENMKQQKQENQQQYMDSFAPKTEDKDEDKTEDEEKDTAGRQKDEEKDA; encoded by the coding sequence ATGATACTTTACATGAACCGGCGGGATGTGCCGGAGGCGGAACAGGGCGTACTGTCGTCTGCCGTGATTGATTATGTGGTCGGTCGGGCAAACGAATATGCGCGGCGCTGCCGTGCCCTCTATGGCCGATATATTGGCGTGCCGCAAATCCACCGAGGAGAGGACGAGAACGATGTGCGGGCCGAGGCTAACTATGCCAAGTACATTGTGGATATTATCCGTGGCTATTTCCTGAGCGAGCCGGTAAAGTACGACTGTAACGACAAGGACAAGAAAGACAGCCAGGCCAAGCTGTCCCTGGTGTCTACGGTGGAGGCCAAGCTGGATCGGCAAAGCGGCAACCTGATCCGGCATAACGCTGTGGACGAAAACAAAGACGGCCTGTGCGATCTGTGCGGCAAGGAAATTGACATTTCTGCCGTTATGGCCGCTTATCACAGCCAAAACATTGCCACCGTGGATCAGCGGATTGGCAAGGCAATTGGTATATACGGCGAAAGCTGTGAGCTGCTATATGCCAGCACAGAGGAGCAACCACGCCCGCGATCCGCAGTGTATGCGCCGGATCAGATCGTGCTGGTGCAAGATGATACTGTGGAGCACAAAGACTTGTTTGCGCTGTGGTTTGAGCAGCGGGAGCGCACAGACCGCAGCCGGTACTATGCGGTAACAGTCTATACGACTACCCAGTATCAGCAGTACGAAAGCACATCGCTGGATAAAGAAAACTATGTGTACAACCCGGTGGGCGCGCCTGTGCCCCATTTCTTTGACGGTGTGCCGGTGGTGTGTTATGAGAACAACGAGGAGCGGCAGGGCGACTTTGAACAGGTGGCCAACTTGATTGACGCCAGAAACGAGCTGCTGTCCGACCGGCTTACAGATAAGCGTAAGTTTGTCAATTCCATCTTGGCAGCATTCGGCGCGGTTCTGCCCCAGGACACCATGGAAGCAGCTAAGCGAGACCGGCTCATTGACGGCATTCCCCAGGACGCCCGGTTGGAATACATACAAAAGACCTTTGACGAAAACTCCATGAAGGTACTGGACGATACCTTGGTATCGGATATTCACAAGATGACCCTAACCCCGGATATGACAGACCAGGCCTTTGCCGGTAATGCCAGCGGCGTGGCGTTAAAGCTCAAGCTGCTTGCCCTGCACCTGCTGGTAAAAAGCAAGATGAGCGCCATGGAGGCGGGGCTGAAGAAACGCTGGACCTTATACAACAACTGGCTGGCCCATAACGGTATAGACCCGGTGTCCGTAGATGATGTGGATATGGTGTTTACTGTGGCGCTGCCCATTGATGAGGCGCAGATTGTCTCTATGGTGTGCACCTTGAAGAATGCCGGACTGGTTGACGATCAGACGCTGCTGTCCCTGCTATGGTTTGTTAAGGACCCGGCGGAAGCCGTGGAGAACATGAAACAGCAAAAGCAGGAGAACCAGCAGCAGTATATGGACAGCTTTGCCCCAAAGACAGAGGACAAGGACGAGGACAAGACCGAGGACGAAGAGAAAGACACGGCAGGCCGGCAGAAAGACGAAGAAAAGGACGCTTAA
- a CDS encoding PcfJ domain-containing protein produces the protein MGKKLNTLTQEQARKIWNGRPKLPEKKIKKFAHEEVFVNEQYFFKYKECDHRYGYCTACGKDVQIDIENMRLWTDKHAACRSARHNDTVCCPVCGHEVQVKDAGRGRSQLINTAVVAVTQRTRNGGILLSFVRVYEDYTRNYKAAPERGTLLYAAYFNLGQHFVAEQTYGGGLYISIKQKPTLRLPCTVEPVKLDHNSWKCTEGEGAKLVGFEEALEKSNLRYLPWETYHECAQQLHRSAITNYPVNLLGLLYQYSRHPVLTERLIKEGNGDLVAEQVEWNCTTGLDYKQVVPYKAMRLTKPEYRMIKAKYKICCSTLRATAALKKYGCKMSDKNILFFLAFQYSYGQRKCYKALDFLRQYLSPQKAINWVNRQAAGYGTTTNVLSDYSDYLDQCRRLGLDVNRKEVAVPQNLRDLHRQYSEELTRRANEKKAKEQAERAKKLAKDLPKLKRKYAYASSGLFIRPAEGPEDLLKEGCAQHNCVYSCYTEKYLDRKTDILFVRKQSDPDQSYVTVEFKNGAVIQCRADHNRPAPPDVQEFMQAWLAYLKSNRKTKAVS, from the coding sequence ATGGGAAAGAAACTGAACACGCTTACGCAGGAACAGGCTCGGAAGATTTGGAACGGCCGCCCGAAACTGCCGGAGAAAAAGATCAAGAAGTTTGCCCACGAAGAGGTATTCGTCAATGAGCAATACTTTTTCAAGTACAAAGAATGCGATCACAGGTATGGCTATTGTACCGCTTGCGGCAAGGATGTGCAGATCGATATTGAGAACATGCGACTATGGACGGACAAGCACGCAGCCTGCCGCTCTGCACGGCATAACGACACCGTATGCTGCCCGGTCTGCGGGCACGAAGTTCAAGTCAAAGACGCCGGGCGTGGCCGTAGTCAGTTGATAAACACGGCAGTGGTGGCGGTAACACAGCGAACACGGAACGGCGGTATATTGCTTTCTTTCGTTCGAGTGTATGAGGATTATACGCGCAACTATAAAGCCGCGCCGGAAAGGGGCACACTGCTGTACGCTGCATACTTCAATCTCGGCCAGCACTTTGTAGCCGAACAAACATACGGTGGAGGGCTGTACATAAGCATAAAGCAAAAGCCAACACTCCGACTGCCATGCACGGTGGAGCCGGTTAAACTGGATCACAACAGTTGGAAGTGCACAGAGGGAGAGGGAGCAAAGCTGGTGGGCTTTGAAGAGGCGTTGGAGAAAAGTAACCTACGCTATCTGCCATGGGAGACATACCACGAATGTGCGCAGCAACTGCACCGTAGCGCAATTACAAACTATCCTGTCAACCTGCTTGGGTTACTTTATCAATACAGCCGCCACCCGGTGCTGACAGAGCGCCTGATCAAAGAGGGCAACGGCGACTTGGTAGCCGAACAGGTGGAGTGGAATTGCACAACCGGTCTGGACTACAAGCAAGTGGTGCCTTACAAGGCAATGCGACTGACCAAGCCGGAGTACCGCATGATAAAAGCAAAATACAAGATTTGCTGTTCAACACTCAGAGCAACAGCGGCGCTGAAAAAATACGGCTGTAAAATGTCAGATAAAAATATTCTCTTTTTTCTTGCTTTTCAGTACAGCTATGGACAGAGGAAATGCTACAAGGCGTTGGATTTTTTACGGCAATACCTATCTCCGCAAAAGGCAATAAACTGGGTAAACCGGCAGGCAGCGGGATATGGAACGACAACAAATGTGCTCTCAGATTACAGCGACTATCTGGATCAGTGCAGGCGGTTGGGCCTGGATGTTAACCGTAAAGAGGTAGCCGTACCGCAGAACCTGCGAGATCTGCACCGCCAGTATTCCGAAGAGCTGACGCGCAGAGCAAACGAAAAGAAAGCGAAAGAGCAAGCCGAGCGGGCAAAGAAGTTAGCTAAGGATCTGCCAAAACTGAAACGCAAATATGCATACGCCAGCAGCGGACTGTTCATTCGGCCGGCCGAGGGGCCGGAAGATCTGCTGAAAGAGGGGTGTGCCCAGCACAACTGTGTGTACTCCTGTTACACGGAAAAATACCTGGACAGAAAGACGGATATACTTTTCGTCCGCAAGCAGTCGGACCCGGATCAATCCTATGTGACCGTTGAGTTCAAAAACGGCGCCGTTATTCAATGTAGAGCCGATCACAACCGACCTGCACCGCCGGATGTGCAGGAGTTTATGCAAGCCTGGCTTGCCTACCTAAAGTCGAACAGAAAAACGAAAGCAGTCAGTTAA
- a CDS encoding P22 coat protein has product MPNTILTPNVIANEALMVLKNNLVMANLVHRDYENEFVKVGDTVTARRPSKFVAKNFTGAVDPQDLNEGGVPVKMDRLRDVTVQITSKEMSLDLRDFSAQVIEPAMTAIASAVDADVLATAVEGAGRTVTASGESATKPIKDIAKVGSYLDFAGVPVQNRRLVLNPSHKVLYATDDNLSKVSYAGDGNALRDAELGKVYTMDTYMSQNAPYPYGYLDNAVGTAKTYKVSGTAGESKVALSSVTAATANVKKGDCFIVDGYVYHFAADATAASGAVAEVAIDQSLHATLSGKDATVISAPTSVGFHRNGVALVTRPMDLPMGNKNAYVASADGLGVRVVFDYDSTHKIDTVSFDILYGVTTLDKNMIVKVQG; this is encoded by the coding sequence ATGCCGAATACGATTTTAACACCCAATGTCATTGCCAATGAGGCACTGATGGTACTGAAAAACAACCTGGTGATGGCTAACCTGGTCCACCGGGACTATGAGAACGAATTTGTGAAGGTTGGCGACACGGTTACCGCCCGCCGCCCCAGCAAGTTTGTAGCCAAGAACTTTACCGGCGCTGTGGATCCCCAGGATCTGAACGAGGGCGGTGTACCCGTGAAGATGGACCGGCTGCGCGATGTGACTGTGCAGATCACTTCTAAGGAAATGTCCCTGGATCTGCGCGACTTCTCTGCCCAGGTGATCGAACCGGCCATGACCGCCATCGCCAGCGCGGTGGACGCAGATGTACTGGCGACTGCCGTAGAGGGCGCCGGTCGCACCGTGACCGCTTCCGGAGAGAGCGCAACCAAGCCCATTAAGGATATTGCCAAGGTGGGCAGCTATCTGGACTTCGCCGGTGTGCCGGTTCAGAACCGCCGCCTGGTACTGAACCCCTCGCACAAGGTGCTGTATGCTACGGACGACAACCTGTCCAAGGTGTCCTATGCCGGTGACGGCAACGCCCTGCGGGACGCAGAACTGGGTAAGGTGTACACCATGGACACCTACATGAGCCAGAACGCACCGTATCCCTACGGTTATCTGGACAATGCCGTTGGTACTGCCAAGACTTATAAGGTCAGTGGTACTGCCGGTGAGAGCAAGGTGGCGCTGTCCTCTGTGACTGCTGCTACTGCCAATGTGAAAAAGGGCGACTGCTTTATTGTGGACGGCTATGTGTACCATTTTGCCGCAGACGCTACGGCTGCCAGCGGCGCGGTGGCCGAGGTGGCTATTGACCAGTCCTTGCACGCTACACTGTCTGGAAAGGATGCCACTGTGATCTCTGCGCCCACTTCCGTAGGGTTCCACCGCAACGGCGTGGCACTGGTGACCCGTCCTATGGATCTGCCGATGGGTAACAAGAACGCCTATGTGGCTTCTGCGGACGGCCTGGGTGTGCGTGTGGTCTTTGACTACGACAGCACCCACAAGATCGACACCGTATCCTTTGATATTCTGTACGGCGTGACCACGCTGGACAAGAATATGATCGTCAAGGTGCAGGGCTAA
- a CDS encoding minor capsid protein, producing the protein MKAAEYWKRRTVDLEHLLQVRTTATMVEVNRMYAQGVEQLNEQIERILRRYVKNGQISQAYALQLLSAGQTAEERQRLLEQLQHTKEPQARRELIAMLDAPAYADRISRLQALQNAIRAEAVAMGVREERLAKARLTDTLKQAYYRTIFNDQKRNGLYDFRLISDRRVQAALTHKWSGKNYSDRVWKNNAAFCKRLQRTIEVGCMTGMTLHDMEERLLEDCIGADSDSGQRYCASRLIRTEVNHFSNQGFLEGYKAAGIIRYRFMATLDLRTSAVCRQLDGKTFLVEEAKAGENLPPMHPFCRSITVPVVSNRPGTRWARDPVTGKSMTVPADMTYAQWYEKYVEKNGGVIRGANGVDKPAVEEQAEAVYLGQINPQSEQERNAYVDRFITQYERADEEHMLVIDRTGKVYSVTSHQPDYIDLTGVDISMKGSYNIHNHPADQTQFSFSDEADVPSMIADGTSVMEAFDHKYRYRLEQMDGVTLEEWEEANAQAKDNAYSIMIDRGMGFSDFAENALHIQIEEACRILNRGVYMRWKR; encoded by the coding sequence ATGAAGGCAGCAGAGTATTGGAAAAGGCGAACGGTTGACCTGGAGCACCTGCTGCAAGTGCGCACCACCGCTACAATGGTGGAGGTCAACCGTATGTACGCACAGGGTGTAGAGCAGCTCAACGAGCAAATTGAGCGTATTCTCCGCCGGTATGTTAAAAACGGTCAGATCAGCCAGGCTTATGCCTTGCAGCTACTGAGTGCTGGCCAAACCGCAGAGGAGCGCCAGCGCCTGTTGGAACAGCTGCAACACACCAAGGAACCACAGGCACGGCGGGAGTTGATCGCTATGCTGGACGCACCGGCCTATGCGGACCGTATCAGCCGTTTGCAGGCTTTACAGAACGCTATTCGTGCGGAAGCCGTAGCCATGGGCGTGCGGGAGGAACGGCTGGCGAAAGCGCGACTGACAGATACACTCAAACAAGCATACTACCGCACTATATTTAACGACCAAAAGCGTAATGGTCTATATGACTTTCGCTTGATCAGTGACCGCCGTGTACAGGCCGCACTTACCCATAAGTGGAGCGGCAAAAACTATTCCGATCGTGTGTGGAAGAACAACGCCGCCTTTTGCAAGCGCTTGCAGCGCACGATTGAGGTGGGTTGTATGACGGGTATGACCCTGCACGATATGGAGGAGCGGTTGCTGGAGGACTGCATAGGTGCAGATAGCGACAGCGGGCAACGCTATTGCGCCAGCCGCCTGATCCGTACAGAGGTCAATCACTTCTCCAATCAGGGCTTTTTAGAGGGCTATAAAGCAGCGGGCATTATCCGGTATCGGTTTATGGCCACTCTGGATTTGCGCACCTCCGCCGTCTGCCGCCAGCTGGACGGCAAGACCTTTTTGGTGGAAGAGGCAAAAGCAGGCGAGAACCTGCCGCCTATGCACCCTTTCTGCCGCAGTATTACTGTGCCGGTGGTGAGTAACCGCCCCGGCACCCGCTGGGCCAGGGATCCGGTAACTGGCAAGTCTATGACTGTACCGGCGGATATGACTTACGCCCAGTGGTATGAGAAGTATGTGGAGAAAAACGGCGGCGTTATTCGTGGCGCAAACGGCGTAGATAAACCGGCGGTGGAGGAACAGGCGGAAGCTGTATATCTTGGCCAAATCAATCCGCAGTCTGAGCAGGAACGCAATGCCTATGTGGATCGGTTTATTACACAGTACGAGCGTGCCGACGAGGAGCACATGCTGGTCATTGACCGCACCGGCAAAGTGTATTCCGTTACCAGTCACCAGCCGGATTATATCGACTTAACCGGCGTTGACATTTCCATGAAAGGCAGTTACAATATACATAATCACCCGGCGGATCAAACGCAGTTTTCATTCAGTGATGAGGCGGATGTTCCCAGTATGATTGCCGATGGCACCAGCGTGATGGAAGCCTTTGACCATAAATACCGCTACCGCCTGGAACAGATGGACGGTGTGACGCTGGAAGAGTGGGAAGAAGCAAATGCGCAAGCAAAAGATAACGCCTATTCAATTATGATTGATCGCGGTATGGGATTTTCAGATTTTGCTGAAAACGCGTTGCATATTCAAATAGAGGAAGCTTGTCGTATCTTAAATAGAGGAGTGTACATGCGATGGAAAAGGTAG
- a CDS encoding HK97 gp10 family phage protein translates to METQIENLGAYASAIEQSTNRLLNQLERQMLQDAEDMAGRQRSKCPEDTGLLRESIAAFCERNGDSVTAGSRTNMQYAAYVEFGTGPVGDEKGTPLDSELGIVRKHEPWTAYIPGYGFRRLKGCLPALFMYYGMQEMQPVIAEHYGTAIQEAIK, encoded by the coding sequence TTGGAAACGCAGATTGAAAACCTGGGAGCCTATGCCTCTGCCATTGAGCAAAGCACCAATAGACTGCTGAATCAGCTGGAACGGCAAATGCTGCAGGACGCGGAGGATATGGCCGGCCGCCAGCGGAGCAAGTGCCCGGAGGATACCGGGTTGCTGCGGGAATCTATCGCCGCTTTTTGCGAGCGTAACGGCGACAGCGTAACCGCAGGCAGTCGTACCAATATGCAGTATGCGGCCTATGTGGAATTCGGAACCGGGCCTGTGGGTGACGAAAAGGGTACACCGCTGGACAGTGAGCTGGGTATTGTGCGTAAGCATGAGCCTTGGACTGCGTATATACCAGGCTACGGATTTCGCAGGTTAAAAGGCTGCTTGCCGGCGCTCTTTATGTATTACGGCATGCAGGAAATGCAGCCGGTGATTGCAGAGCA
- a CDS encoding DUF4355 domain-containing protein, producing MTKHNAEMENSREQSRVCARLPLNLQLFAEDTGENGADTNAEGAAGDTDANSDGGNTTPTFDELLKDKKFQSEFDSRVSKALATARAKWEESAKEQADEAKKLSSMNKEERERYNLAKDRQAFEQEKAAFAKKQLETAVAAELLQRKLPVQFAAILTGNDATASQKNLEIFDAAFQEAVQAATTANLRGKDLPPAGKEAAGDNVPPTDFRAYEAWRKQNG from the coding sequence ATGACAAAACACAATGCCGAGATGGAAAACAGCAGAGAACAGAGCCGGGTGTGCGCACGCCTGCCGCTGAACCTCCAGCTGTTTGCCGAAGATACCGGCGAAAATGGAGCAGACACCAACGCAGAGGGGGCAGCGGGCGACACCGACGCCAACTCCGATGGGGGCAACACCACTCCGACCTTTGACGAACTGCTGAAAGACAAAAAATTCCAAAGTGAATTTGACAGCAGGGTCAGCAAGGCGCTTGCCACGGCCAGAGCCAAGTGGGAAGAAAGCGCCAAAGAGCAGGCGGACGAAGCCAAAAAACTATCCAGTATGAACAAAGAGGAGCGAGAGCGGTATAACCTGGCCAAGGATCGCCAGGCATTTGAACAGGAAAAGGCAGCCTTTGCCAAGAAGCAGCTGGAAACGGCTGTTGCGGCTGAGCTGCTCCAGCGTAAGCTGCCTGTGCAGTTTGCCGCAATCCTGACCGGGAATGACGCCACTGCCTCGCAAAAGAACCTGGAGATTTTTGACGCCGCATTTCAAGAGGCAGTACAGGCCGCCACAACCGCCAACCTGCGGGGCAAGGACTTGCCGCCGGCAGGTAAGGAAGCAGCGGGCGACAATGTACCGCCCACAGACTTCCGCGCCTATGAGGCGTGGAGAAAACAGAACGGCTAA
- a CDS encoding terminase small subunit gives MLDHNGKRSYQAAYPNCKAPGSAESQASRLLRNDKVKKFIAELEKRKLDKLDFTATDVLNALCSIGFAETAKPPNTSDRVKALAELLRHFELARGHEDEQTDDGFLEALEQKAGEQAWEE, from the coding sequence GTGCTCGACCATAACGGGAAACGGTCTTACCAGGCTGCTTACCCGAATTGTAAGGCACCCGGGAGCGCAGAAAGCCAAGCAAGCCGATTGCTAAGAAATGATAAGGTAAAAAAATTTATCGCTGAGCTGGAAAAGCGAAAGCTGGACAAGTTGGATTTCACCGCAACGGATGTGCTGAACGCACTGTGCTCCATCGGGTTTGCAGAGACGGCAAAGCCGCCGAATACCTCTGATCGGGTGAAAGCCCTGGCAGAGCTTCTGCGTCACTTTGAATTGGCCCGAGGGCATGAAGATGAGCAGACGGACGATGGCTTTCTGGAGGCCTTGGAGCAGAAAGCGGGTGAACAGGCATGGGAAGAATAA
- a CDS encoding DUF3102 domain-containing protein: MDNQITTMQEVTPATQKAYDTHARILANGMARALVDVCHDLKTMRDEGLYTELGYDTFEEYAEQACGIKQRQAYSYISAYEKLGQKYMADHADLGITKLELISQISSYEREEFLEDVDAESATVRELKAEVERYKKQTEQLTFDLGQAQSELSEAPEQVDTNALRSSIEQEVKAKYSAQLEELQQRADAAPDPEAIRKEAEKEAAKEYKAKLATAKADAEKKAKAAVEKLEQEKADLKRQLDSSTTKLDAAVRQAKAAGADTDVAACRVYFTELQQTAAKVQELIGKINAKDPATGTKLSAAVIQVLQSTARNLEVKQ; the protein is encoded by the coding sequence ATGGATAACCAAATCACCACAATGCAAGAAGTAACGCCCGCAACCCAGAAAGCCTACGACACCCACGCGAGGATCCTGGCCAACGGGATGGCCCGAGCATTGGTAGATGTGTGCCACGATCTTAAGACAATGCGGGATGAGGGCCTATACACGGAGCTGGGCTATGACACATTCGAGGAGTACGCCGAGCAAGCCTGCGGCATTAAGCAGCGGCAAGCCTATTCCTACATATCAGCCTATGAAAAGCTGGGCCAGAAGTATATGGCCGACCACGCCGACCTGGGGATCACCAAGCTGGAGTTGATCTCTCAAATCAGCAGTTATGAGCGTGAGGAATTCCTGGAGGATGTGGACGCAGAAAGCGCTACGGTCCGGGAGCTGAAAGCAGAGGTTGAACGCTACAAGAAGCAGACGGAACAGCTGACCTTTGACCTTGGGCAGGCACAGAGCGAATTAAGCGAAGCACCGGAGCAGGTGGACACCAACGCACTCCGTTCTTCCATTGAGCAGGAAGTTAAAGCCAAGTACAGCGCCCAGCTGGAAGAATTGCAGCAGCGGGCCGACGCAGCGCCGGACCCGGAGGCAATCCGAAAGGAAGCGGAAAAGGAAGCCGCAAAGGAATACAAAGCTAAGTTGGCAACGGCAAAGGCAGACGCCGAGAAGAAAGCCAAAGCCGCTGTAGAAAAGCTGGAGCAGGAAAAGGCAGACCTGAAACGGCAGTTGGACAGCAGTACCACCAAACTGGACGCCGCTGTTCGGCAAGCAAAGGCAGCGGGTGCAGACACGGATGTGGCAGCCTGCCGGGTGTACTTCACCGAACTGCAACAAACCGCCGCAAAGGTACAGGAGCTGATCGGCAAGATCAATGCCAAGGATCCGGCCACCGGCACCAAGCTCTCCGCCGCCGTTATTCAAGTTTTGCAGTCGACTGCACGAAATTTGGAGGTGAAACAATGA